A DNA window from Methylobacterium sp. NMS14P contains the following coding sequences:
- a CDS encoding glutamate synthase subunit beta, which produces MGKITGFLEFDRQEQKYQLAADRVRHFREFTLPLDEHDLTKQAARCMDCGIPFCHGPTGCPVHNQIPDWNDLVFQSDWEEASRNLHSTNNFPEFTGRVCPAPCEEACTLNLENQPVAIKTIEQAIADRAWNMGWVKPEPAQTRTGKRVAVVGSGPAGMAAAQQLARVGHDVHVYEREPKAGGLLRYGIPDFKMEKRHIDRRVRQMEAEGVVFHYNQNIGVTKSVDDLKAEFDAVMFCGGAEDPRNPQLPGQDLEGVHYAMPYLVQSNRRVSAEPMRGNGEQPILASGKNVVVIGGGDTASDCVGTAFRQGALSVTQLDIRPRPPEREDKLTVWPYWPTKMRTSSSQAEGAEREFQAATLRLEGNRKGQLTGVVCARVDAKRQPIAGTEFVLPADLVFMAIGFAGSIQKGLLEQSGIGVDRRGNVEANEDDYRTSDAKIWAAGDMRRGQSLVVWAIREGRQAARAIDETLMGASVLPR; this is translated from the coding sequence ATGGGCAAGATCACAGGCTTCCTCGAGTTCGACCGGCAGGAGCAGAAGTACCAGCTCGCCGCCGACCGGGTTCGGCACTTCCGCGAGTTCACGCTCCCGCTCGACGAGCACGACCTCACCAAGCAGGCGGCCCGCTGCATGGATTGCGGCATCCCGTTCTGCCACGGGCCGACGGGCTGCCCGGTCCACAACCAGATCCCGGACTGGAACGACCTCGTCTTCCAGTCGGATTGGGAGGAGGCGTCCCGCAACCTCCACTCGACGAACAATTTCCCGGAGTTCACCGGCCGCGTCTGCCCCGCGCCCTGCGAGGAGGCCTGCACGCTGAACCTCGAGAACCAGCCGGTCGCCATCAAGACGATCGAGCAGGCGATCGCCGACCGGGCCTGGAACATGGGCTGGGTGAAGCCCGAGCCGGCGCAGACCCGCACCGGCAAGCGCGTCGCGGTCGTGGGCTCCGGCCCCGCCGGCATGGCGGCGGCCCAGCAGCTCGCCCGGGTCGGGCACGACGTCCACGTGTATGAGCGCGAGCCCAAGGCCGGCGGCCTGCTCCGCTACGGCATCCCGGACTTCAAGATGGAGAAGCGCCACATCGACCGGCGCGTGCGCCAGATGGAGGCCGAGGGTGTCGTCTTCCACTACAACCAGAATATCGGCGTCACGAAGTCGGTGGACGACCTCAAGGCCGAGTTCGACGCCGTGATGTTCTGCGGCGGCGCCGAGGATCCCCGCAACCCGCAGCTCCCCGGTCAGGACCTCGAGGGCGTCCACTACGCGATGCCCTACCTCGTCCAGTCGAACCGGCGCGTGAGCGCCGAGCCGATGCGCGGCAACGGCGAGCAGCCGATCCTGGCTTCGGGCAAGAACGTGGTGGTCATCGGCGGCGGCGACACCGCCTCCGACTGCGTCGGCACCGCGTTCCGCCAGGGGGCCCTGTCGGTGACGCAGCTCGACATCCGCCCGCGCCCGCCCGAGCGGGAGGACAAGCTCACCGTGTGGCCCTACTGGCCGACCAAGATGCGGACCTCGTCCAGCCAGGCCGAGGGCGCGGAGCGCGAGTTCCAGGCCGCGACCCTGCGGCTGGAGGGCAACAGGAAGGGCCAGCTCACCGGCGTGGTCTGCGCCCGGGTCGATGCCAAGCGCCAGCCGATCGCCGGCACCGAGTTCGTCCTGCCCGCCGACCTCGTCTTCATGGCGATCGGCTTCGCCGGCTCGATCCAGAAGGGGCTGCTGGAGCAGTCCGGTATCGGCGTCGACAGGCGCGGCAACGTCGAGGCGAACGAGGACGACTACCGCACGTCGGACGCGAAGATCTGGGCCGCGGGCGACATGCGGCGCGGCCAGTCCCTCGTGGTCTGGGCGATCCGTGAGGGACGTCAGGCGGCGCGCGCCATCGACGAGACGCTGATGGGCGCCAGCGTCCTGCCGCGCTGA
- a CDS encoding SGNH/GDSL hydrolase family protein, whose amino-acid sequence MVLARRRPSERPLLLGLAALLGLAELSTFGSGPARAQWGDSYQQQQQGGTYYQAPPRRRPRDAYYRDDGTSGRQPRYAPQQEAPRQFYWPWEDRPQPVAPQPERTYRAPRQRNPYATGEAQRPPPAVKRRVRPARAPTPPKPAVAKTEPNVQIAVFGDSLADHLAKGLDDVFEDNADVAVIDRAKGDSGLVRKDVVDWPKVAQDYLQGNAKVRYALVMMGANDRQPIREGDETADPLTDRWRALYRARVEALAKVFTDRKIPLIWVGLPPVQSESLSRDLASLNDIVRDTVTKAGGTYVDIWPGFVDDRDRYAASGPDPEGQIAKLRTADGVHFTKAGDRKLAHFADVELKRLMGAVPGTAEPSPTATVAPTAPPSTSGPSLDGTAPATDTAAIDRQITAMLPSLPEPPGVPALPVKPAAGPVVPLSRSEVSPGGALLNGRPRDPDNSGSVERTLLRGNAPMPQPGRADDFRWPPG is encoded by the coding sequence ATGGTCCTCGCTCGTCGGCGTCCTTCGGAACGCCCCCTCCTCCTCGGGCTCGCAGCCCTGCTGGGGCTCGCGGAGCTGTCGACCTTCGGGAGCGGTCCGGCCCGCGCGCAGTGGGGCGACAGCTACCAGCAGCAGCAGCAGGGCGGCACCTACTACCAGGCGCCGCCGCGCCGTCGGCCGCGGGACGCCTATTACCGCGACGACGGGACATCCGGGCGCCAGCCCCGCTACGCGCCGCAGCAGGAGGCGCCGCGCCAGTTCTACTGGCCCTGGGAGGACCGGCCGCAGCCGGTGGCGCCGCAGCCCGAGCGCACCTACCGGGCGCCGCGCCAGCGCAATCCCTACGCGACCGGCGAGGCGCAGCGGCCGCCCCCCGCGGTGAAGCGCCGGGTTCGTCCGGCCCGGGCGCCGACGCCGCCGAAGCCCGCGGTCGCCAAGACCGAGCCGAACGTCCAGATCGCCGTCTTCGGCGACTCACTGGCCGACCACCTCGCCAAGGGCCTCGACGACGTGTTCGAGGACAACGCCGACGTCGCCGTGATCGACCGCGCGAAGGGCGACAGCGGTCTGGTGCGCAAGGACGTGGTCGACTGGCCGAAGGTCGCGCAGGATTACCTCCAGGGCAACGCGAAGGTGCGCTACGCCCTGGTGATGATGGGCGCCAACGACCGGCAGCCGATCCGCGAGGGCGACGAGACAGCCGATCCCCTCACGGACCGCTGGCGCGCGCTGTACCGCGCGCGGGTGGAGGCGCTGGCGAAGGTCTTCACCGACCGCAAGATCCCGCTGATCTGGGTCGGGCTGCCGCCCGTCCAGAGCGAGTCCCTGAGCCGGGACCTCGCGTCGCTGAACGACATCGTCCGCGACACCGTCACCAAGGCCGGCGGGACCTACGTCGACATCTGGCCGGGCTTCGTCGACGACCGGGACCGGTACGCCGCGTCGGGGCCGGATCCGGAGGGGCAGATCGCCAAGCTCCGCACCGCGGACGGCGTCCATTTCACCAAAGCGGGGGACCGGAAGCTCGCCCACTTCGCCGATGTCGAGCTGAAGCGGCTGATGGGCGCGGTGCCGGGCACGGCCGAGCCGTCGCCGACCGCGACCGTGGCGCCGACCGCGCCGCCCTCGACCTCGGGGCCCAGCCTGGACGGCACCGCGCCGGCCACCGATACCGCGGCGATCGATCGTCAGATCACCGCGATGCTGCCGAGCCTGCCGGAGCCGCCCGGCGTCCCGGCGCTTCCGGTGAAGCCCGCCGCCGGCCCCGTGGTGCCGCTGAGCCGGAGCGAGGTGTCGCCCGGCGGCGCGCTGCTCAACGGGCGGCCGCGCGACCCGGACAATTCCGGGAGCGTGGAGCGGACGCTGCTGCGCGGCAACGCGCCGATGCCGCAGCCCGGCCGCGCCGACGATTTCCGCTGGCCGCCCGGCTAG
- a CDS encoding lytic murein transglycosylase, translated as MLSRRWFLAAAACLASGQAGAEDAFRTFVEALRPDASARGVSAATFDAAFRGIAGPDPAILARTRRQSEFVRPVWEYLVGAVSAGRVARGRARAAALASTMTAIEGRYGVPGPVVTAFWGVESDFGASAGSVPTVRALATLAQARHRGSLFRDELLAALTILQRGDIAPDRMSGSWAGAMGQVQFLPSTYLAHAVDFDGDGRRDIWTSEADSLASIAAYIKDLGWDPALSWGYEVLLPKDFDLNRYAGDLGSFAERGVRRADGKPLPGAGRASLFLPGGLGAPIFLITDNFEVIRGYNTSDSYALAVGHLADRLAGGPPLAAPWPAGARLDGPGLRALQTGLAASGFYDGPADGRAGPKLREAVRRYQISVGLPADGYATPALLDRVAGKAAPRR; from the coding sequence ATGCTCTCCCGCCGATGGTTCCTGGCCGCCGCGGCGTGCCTCGCCTCCGGGCAGGCCGGTGCCGAGGACGCCTTCCGGACGTTCGTCGAGGCCCTGCGCCCGGACGCGTCGGCGCGGGGCGTCTCCGCGGCGACCTTCGACGCGGCGTTTCGCGGGATCGCGGGACCCGATCCCGCAATCCTGGCGCGCACCCGCCGCCAGAGCGAGTTCGTCCGACCGGTCTGGGAGTACCTCGTCGGCGCGGTCTCGGCCGGCCGCGTCGCGCGCGGACGCGCCCGCGCCGCCGCCCTCGCGTCGACCATGACGGCGATCGAGGGCCGCTACGGCGTTCCGGGGCCGGTGGTGACGGCGTTCTGGGGCGTCGAATCGGACTTCGGAGCGAGCGCGGGCAGCGTCCCGACCGTACGGGCGCTGGCGACGCTCGCCCAGGCGCGGCACCGCGGCAGCCTGTTCCGCGACGAGCTGCTCGCCGCCCTCACGATCCTGCAGCGCGGCGACATCGCGCCGGACCGGATGAGCGGCAGCTGGGCCGGGGCGATGGGCCAGGTGCAGTTCCTGCCCTCCACCTACCTGGCCCACGCGGTCGACTTCGACGGCGACGGCCGACGCGACATCTGGACCAGCGAAGCGGATTCGCTGGCCTCGATCGCGGCCTACATCAAGGATCTCGGCTGGGATCCGGCCCTCTCCTGGGGCTACGAGGTGCTCCTGCCGAAGGACTTCGACCTGAACCGCTACGCGGGCGATCTCGGCAGCTTCGCCGAGCGCGGCGTTCGCCGCGCCGACGGGAAGCCGCTGCCGGGGGCCGGGCGCGCCAGCCTGTTCCTGCCCGGAGGTCTCGGCGCCCCGATCTTCCTGATCACCGACAATTTCGAGGTGATCCGAGGCTACAACACCTCGGACTCCTACGCGCTGGCGGTGGGGCACCTCGCCGACCGCCTCGCCGGCGGTCCGCCGCTGGCCGCGCCGTGGCCGGCCGGAGCCCGCCTCGACGGCCCGGGTCTCCGCGCCCTGCAAACCGGCCTCGCGGCTTCCGGCTTCTACGACGGGCCGGCGGATGGGCGCGCCGGCCCGAAGCTGCGCGAGGCGGTGCGGCGCTACCAGATCAGCGTCGGATTGCCGGCCGACGGGTACGCGACGCCGGCCCTGCTGGACCGCGTGGCCGGGAAGGCAGCGCCGCGACGCTGA
- the galE gene encoding UDP-glucose 4-epimerase GalE — protein sequence MAVLVTGGAGYIGSHMVLALLDAGHEEVVVLDDLSTGFDWAVPEGVKLVVGDVADQALVTQTILQHRIDALAHFAAKIVVPDSVADPLGYYLANTVKTRSLIEASVRAGVKHVIFSSTAAVYGEPDTTPVPEDLPLKPINPYGRSKLMSEWMIADAAAAHGFSYVVLRYFNVAGADPGGRSGQSTPNATHLIKVATQAARGQRERLDVFGTDYPTPDGSCLRDYIQVSDLAEAHRLALDHLRSGGESLTMNCGYGRGYSVLEVVEVVKRISGRDFEVRLCPRRAGDPAQIVAEAARIRERLGWQPRHDDLDAIVGQALAWEERLEKRNRI from the coding sequence ATGGCGGTTCTGGTGACGGGCGGTGCCGGCTACATCGGCAGCCACATGGTGCTGGCGCTCCTCGACGCCGGCCATGAGGAGGTCGTCGTCCTGGACGATCTCTCCACCGGCTTCGACTGGGCGGTCCCGGAGGGCGTGAAGCTCGTCGTCGGCGACGTGGCGGACCAGGCCCTCGTGACGCAGACGATCCTCCAGCACCGCATCGACGCCCTGGCCCACTTCGCCGCCAAGATCGTCGTGCCCGATTCCGTGGCCGATCCCCTCGGCTACTACCTGGCCAACACGGTGAAGACCCGCTCGCTGATCGAGGCCTCGGTGCGCGCCGGGGTCAAGCACGTGATCTTCTCCTCGACCGCTGCCGTCTACGGCGAGCCCGACACCACGCCGGTGCCCGAGGATCTGCCGCTGAAGCCGATCAACCCCTACGGCCGCTCGAAGCTGATGAGCGAGTGGATGATCGCCGACGCCGCCGCGGCGCACGGCTTCTCCTACGTCGTCCTGCGCTACTTCAACGTCGCCGGCGCGGACCCGGGGGGGCGGTCCGGCCAGTCTACGCCCAACGCCACGCACCTGATCAAGGTGGCCACGCAGGCGGCGCGCGGACAGCGCGAACGGCTCGACGTGTTCGGGACCGACTACCCGACCCCGGACGGGTCGTGCCTGCGCGACTACATACAGGTCTCGGACCTCGCGGAGGCGCATCGCCTCGCCCTCGACCACCTGCGCTCCGGCGGCGAGAGCCTGACGATGAACTGCGGCTACGGGCGCGGCTACTCGGTGCTCGAGGTCGTCGAGGTGGTGAAGCGGATCTCCGGTCGCGACTTCGAGGTGCGGCTGTGCCCGCGCCGGGCCGGCGATCCGGCCCAGATCGTCGCCGAGGCGGCGCGCATCCGCGAGCGCCTGGGCTGGCAGCCCCGGCACGACGATCTCGACGCCATCGTCGGCCAGGCCCTCGCCTGGGAAGAGCGCCTGGAGAAGCGCAATCGGATCTGA
- the galU gene encoding UTP--glucose-1-phosphate uridylyltransferase GalU has product MKPIRKAVLPVAGLGTRFLPATKAVPKEMLTVVDRPVVQHVVDEARAAGIEHFIFVTGRGKAVIEDHFDIAFELDHTLQERGKTAAYEELKKDLPKAGQTSFTRQQAPLGLGHAVWCAREIVGDEPFAVLLPDMLSRGCMQQMLAAYDRHGGNIIAVEEVAPEETHQYGIVSVGETYGQSFQITGMVEKPKQGTAPSNFIISGRYILQPEIFGILEHGKKGAGGEIQLTDAMIDLMEKQAFYGMRYEGRTYDTGSKLGFLTANLAYALERNDLAGPLRAEIEKLLKSQG; this is encoded by the coding sequence ATGAAACCGATCCGCAAGGCCGTCCTCCCCGTCGCGGGCCTCGGCACGCGCTTCCTGCCCGCCACGAAGGCGGTCCCGAAGGAGATGCTCACGGTCGTCGACCGGCCGGTGGTGCAGCACGTCGTCGACGAGGCCCGCGCGGCGGGGATCGAGCACTTCATCTTCGTCACCGGTCGCGGCAAGGCGGTGATCGAGGACCATTTCGACATCGCGTTCGAACTCGACCACACCCTCCAGGAGCGGGGAAAGACGGCCGCCTACGAGGAGTTGAAGAAGGATCTGCCGAAGGCCGGCCAGACCAGCTTCACCCGCCAGCAGGCGCCGCTCGGCCTCGGCCACGCGGTGTGGTGCGCCCGCGAGATCGTCGGCGACGAGCCGTTCGCGGTGCTGCTCCCCGACATGCTGAGCCGCGGGTGCATGCAGCAGATGCTGGCCGCCTACGATCGTCACGGCGGCAACATCATCGCCGTCGAGGAGGTGGCCCCCGAGGAGACGCACCAGTACGGCATCGTCAGCGTCGGCGAGACCTACGGCCAGTCGTTCCAGATCACCGGGATGGTCGAGAAGCCCAAGCAGGGCACGGCACCGTCCAACTTCATCATCTCGGGGCGCTACATTCTCCAGCCGGAGATCTTCGGGATCCTGGAGCACGGCAAGAAGGGCGCGGGCGGCGAGATCCAGCTCACCGACGCCATGATCGACCTGATGGAGAAGCAGGCATTCTACGGCATGCGCTACGAGGGCCGGACCTACGACACCGGCTCGAAGCTCGGTTTCCTGACCGCGAACCTCGCGTATGCCCTGGAGCGGAACGATCTCGCGGGCCCCTTGCGGGCCGAGATCGAGAAGCTGCTCAAGAGTCAGGGCTGA